One genomic segment of Desulfocapsa sulfexigens DSM 10523 includes these proteins:
- the nuoH gene encoding NADH-quinone oxidoreductase subunit NuoH codes for MSLTILNALVAVVAAIAFAALNAAYLVWAERRGAGRIQRRPGPNVNGPLGLLQPPADGIKLMTKQLMIPGGADKALFMVAPVLAMAPAITSFVTVPFSDTIVAHSMNIGVLMIFAFASLGGMAILLAGWGSRNKYGVMASVRAVSQNISYEVPMLITVITIVMMSGTMNLKELVGAQAGGIWNWNIVPSLSSPLMPVSFLIFFICSLAETNRAPFDLGEAESELVAGFHTEYGSMGFGLFFMGEYANIVIGASLITILFLGGWDCPLGLFPGVWWFLLKIYLLIFSFIWIRWTFPRTTIYGLLNLSWKILIPISLFNLLLTAGLLKVF; via the coding sequence ATGAGTTTAACAATTTTAAATGCTCTGGTTGCTGTTGTTGCTGCCATTGCCTTCGCTGCACTGAATGCTGCTTACCTGGTCTGGGCAGAGCGTCGGGGAGCTGGTCGCATTCAACGCCGTCCTGGACCAAACGTTAACGGCCCCCTAGGTCTCTTACAGCCCCCAGCAGACGGTATCAAGCTGATGACCAAACAGCTCATGATCCCTGGTGGTGCGGACAAGGCTTTGTTCATGGTGGCTCCTGTTCTGGCTATGGCTCCTGCTATCACAAGTTTTGTTACCGTACCGTTTAGTGATACCATTGTTGCCCACTCCATGAATATAGGAGTGTTGATGATTTTTGCCTTTGCTTCACTTGGCGGTATGGCCATTCTTCTTGCAGGCTGGGGGTCACGAAATAAGTATGGAGTTATGGCATCTGTTCGTGCAGTTTCGCAGAATATTTCCTACGAAGTCCCCATGCTCATTACGGTCATTACCATCGTTATGATGTCAGGTACCATGAATCTCAAAGAACTCGTTGGTGCTCAGGCTGGTGGTATATGGAACTGGAACATTGTCCCTTCGCTCTCAAGTCCATTAATGCCTGTCTCCTTCCTTATTTTCTTTATCTGCTCCCTTGCTGAAACAAACCGTGCCCCATTTGATCTTGGTGAGGCGGAAAGTGAGTTGGTGGCTGGATTTCATACAGAATATGGAAGTATGGGATTTGGACTCTTCTTTATGGGTGAATATGCAAATATTGTTATTGGTGCCTCTCTGATCACCATTCTCTTTCTCGGTGGCTGGGATTGTCCCTTAGGGCTTTTTCCTGGTGTCTGGTGGTTCCTGCTTAAAATTTATCTTCTTATTTTCTCCTTTATCTGGATTCGATGGACATTTCCTCGGACAACAATATATGGACTGCTCAACCTGAGCTGGAAAATATTGATTCCAATCTCACTGTTTAACCTGCTGCTTACAGCAGGATTACTGAAGGTATTTTAA
- a CDS encoding monovalent cation/H+ antiporter subunit D family protein: MEIQTVSSVKLLLALLVPLFGTLGVMFMGKNENIREGVSSAASIILLLIVASMIPDVLDGKILEYHIFSVLPGLTVKLRADGMSMIFAIVASSLWTIAVYYSLGYMRAHQEHAQTRFNACFALAIFGAIGVAFSDNLFTMYLFYEVVSVCTYPLVAHAQDKDGYAGAQKYIVYLTTTAKLFLLPALILIYVLTGTLDFPTNISDGLFTEGLSSGNIQNWVVIMLYIFCIFGFAKNGVMPFHHWLPGAMVAPTPVSALLHAVAVVKVGVFCTTRTMLYVFGTDTMHALNLGIPTAYFVGFTVLAASVLALSKDNLKERLAYSTISQLSYIILGVALLTPSGIDGGLIHIVNHAFSKITLFFCAGAIMIAAHKKDLSEMGGLGKTMPITFACFFVASLSMIGAPPVAGFVTKWNLLVGSIEANQIGILFILIASTMLNVGYFAPVTYKAFFGKRPAGETYQGIKEAPLSMLIPIVIACTISVLIGIFPNFMMQFVRAVTG; encoded by the coding sequence ATGGAAATACAAACGGTCAGTTCCGTAAAACTTCTCCTCGCACTTCTTGTTCCCCTGTTTGGCACTCTCGGTGTCATGTTTATGGGAAAGAACGAGAATATACGTGAGGGTGTCTCATCAGCGGCATCGATTATCCTTCTATTGATTGTGGCCTCGATGATCCCTGATGTTCTCGATGGCAAAATCCTTGAATATCACATATTCTCAGTCCTGCCAGGGCTTACGGTAAAACTTCGGGCAGATGGGATGTCAATGATCTTCGCAATCGTTGCCTCATCCCTTTGGACCATTGCTGTCTATTATTCGCTAGGCTATATGCGGGCTCATCAGGAACATGCCCAGACACGTTTTAATGCCTGCTTTGCTCTCGCCATTTTCGGCGCAATTGGTGTAGCATTCTCCGACAACCTCTTTACCATGTATCTTTTCTACGAGGTTGTTTCAGTCTGCACCTATCCTCTGGTTGCTCACGCACAGGATAAAGACGGTTACGCCGGTGCCCAGAAGTATATCGTTTATCTGACCACCACAGCTAAGCTTTTCCTGTTACCAGCTCTTATCCTTATTTATGTTCTCACAGGAACTCTTGATTTTCCAACCAACATATCAGATGGTCTCTTCACCGAAGGCCTCTCTTCTGGCAATATCCAGAACTGGGTAGTGATCATGCTATACATCTTCTGCATCTTTGGTTTTGCCAAGAACGGTGTTATGCCTTTTCATCACTGGCTGCCAGGTGCCATGGTTGCTCCGACTCCTGTCTCTGCACTTCTTCATGCAGTTGCAGTTGTTAAGGTTGGTGTCTTCTGTACAACCCGGACTATGCTCTATGTCTTTGGCACTGACACCATGCATGCATTGAACCTTGGAATACCAACTGCATACTTTGTTGGATTTACCGTACTTGCCGCATCTGTTCTGGCACTTTCAAAGGACAACCTTAAAGAACGGCTCGCTTATTCGACTATTTCTCAGCTTTCTTACATTATCCTAGGTGTTGCATTGCTTACTCCATCGGGGATTGATGGTGGTCTGATTCATATCGTAAACCATGCATTTTCCAAGATCACCCTCTTTTTCTGTGCTGGAGCAATCATGATTGCAGCTCATAAAAAGGATCTTTCAGAAATGGGTGGGCTTGGCAAGACCATGCCGATTACCTTTGCCTGCTTCTTTGTAGCTTCACTCTCAATGATTGGTGCTCCACCAGTTGCAGGATTTGTTACAAAATGGAATCTGCTGGTCGGCTCCATAGAAGCAAATCAGATTGGAATTCTCTTTATCCTGATTGCTTCAACCATGCTAAACGTCGGGTATTTTGCCCCGGTCACCTACAAGGCGTTTTTTGGAAAACGTCCTGCGGGTGAAACATATCAAGGCATCAAGGAGGCACCGCTATCCATGCTGATCCCTATTGTGATTGCATGTACGATATCTGTGCTGATTGGTATCTTTCCTAACTTTATGATGCAATTTGTAAGGGCGGTGACAGGATGA
- the nuoK gene encoding NADH-quinone oxidoreductase subunit NuoK, which yields MSILNLHNSLNTYLILAAVLFGMGIYGLVTRRTLVGMLIASELVLAASSINFMAFNRFTAPDPTVGQIFTLFIMAIAAAEAAIGLSITIAVYRNYKSVDTEDLVDLNG from the coding sequence ATGTCGATTCTTAACCTCCACAACAGTCTCAATACTTACCTCATCCTTGCCGCGGTTCTCTTTGGTATGGGTATTTATGGACTCGTTACTCGAAGAACCCTTGTTGGAATGTTGATTGCCTCGGAGTTGGTCCTTGCTGCCTCATCCATCAACTTCATGGCATTTAACAGATTCACTGCCCCTGACCCGACTGTGGGCCAGATTTTCACCCTGTTCATTATGGCTATTGCTGCGGCTGAGGCTGCCATTGGCCTCAGTATCACAATTGCAGTATATCGAAATTACAAATCAGTCGACACCGAAGATCTGGTCGACCTTAACGGTTAG
- a CDS encoding NADH-quinone oxidoreductase subunit B, with the protein MGTQNVPSPLEPIPSSVVQFAAADKLINIGRVNSFWPLTFGIACCAIEMMATGCARFDMSRFGAEVFRPSPRQSDVMIVAGTITKKMMPGIKVLYDQMPEPKWVIALGNCAISGGPFVFDGQYSIVLGADTFLPVDIYIPGCPPRPEALLEGILQLENKVSGWNRWKDPEKVEKA; encoded by the coding sequence GTGGGAACGCAGAACGTACCTTCGCCGTTAGAACCGATACCCTCGTCAGTTGTTCAGTTTGCCGCTGCCGACAAACTTATTAATATTGGGCGGGTAAACTCATTCTGGCCCCTCACCTTCGGTATTGCCTGCTGTGCTATTGAAATGATGGCCACAGGTTGTGCCAGATTTGACATGTCACGCTTTGGGGCTGAAGTATTTCGCCCATCTCCAAGGCAGTCTGATGTAATGATCGTTGCAGGCACTATTACCAAAAAGATGATGCCTGGCATTAAGGTCCTATACGACCAGATGCCTGAGCCAAAATGGGTAATCGCACTGGGTAACTGCGCGATTTCAGGTGGACCTTTCGTCTTTGACGGCCAGTACTCAATCGTACTTGGAGCTGATACTTTTCTTCCAGTTGATATTTACATTCCAGGTTGCCCACCACGACCTGAAGCTCTGCTTGAAGGAATCTTGCAATTGGAAAACAAGGTTTCAGGATGGAATCGCTGGAAAGATCCTGAGAAAGTTGAGAAGGCTTGA
- a CDS encoding NADH-quinone oxidoreductase subunit C, with protein MIKDTVKQALRDLFPEPDPVVEAPAVEAAEGEEEKKPAKKKEGPRVNGVIERNHAEHGYDIDVQCNPGELLAVVMILDKAGFFLESITGVDWIKENQLESVYDFSRYDFDTCRVVIRTRTSRSEPKIPTISKIYPGAGWHERETHDFFGIKFDGHPHLVPLLLPEDADFHPLLKDFKP; from the coding sequence ATGATAAAAGACACAGTAAAGCAGGCATTGCGTGACCTTTTCCCAGAGCCGGATCCGGTTGTTGAAGCACCCGCTGTCGAAGCAGCCGAAGGCGAAGAAGAAAAGAAACCGGCCAAGAAGAAAGAAGGCCCTCGAGTAAATGGTGTTATCGAACGTAACCATGCAGAACATGGCTATGATATTGATGTGCAGTGTAATCCGGGTGAACTGCTTGCCGTTGTAATGATTCTTGACAAGGCGGGCTTCTTTCTTGAGAGTATCACTGGAGTAGATTGGATCAAGGAAAATCAGCTGGAATCTGTGTATGATTTTTCACGCTATGACTTTGATACCTGTCGTGTGGTAATACGCACCCGCACTTCGCGTTCCGAACCCAAAATTCCTACTATCTCTAAGATTTACCCTGGGGCTGGCTGGCATGAACGTGAAACCCATGATTTTTTTGGCATCAAATTTGACGGGCATCCACATCTCGTACCTCTGCTGCTTCCTGAAGACGCAGATTTCCATCCCCTCTTAAAGGATTTCAAACCATGA
- a CDS encoding NADH-quinone oxidoreductase subunit D yields the protein MSGPIHIRPDETFTLNVGPQHPATHGVLRVKMEMDGEYIVKAETVLGYIHRMHELMGENRTYPQVLPNLSRLDYLGALGYTHGHVLAVERAAGIEVPERAEYIRAITVELNRIASHLFWFGAFVMDLGGFTPLMYAIEDREYILDMLEAVTGSRLTYCYYRFGGLYNDVDDDFIAAAKAFIPRMRKSLKKYDALVTGNIIFRKRLEDIGPISAEMCRKYGATGPVARGAGIDFDVRKNEPYSVYPEFDFDVPVYHECDSLARYKVRMDEMEQSLRIVEQGLEKLPDGPIMPKKAPKLIKPPAGDYYQAVETARGSFGIRIVSDGTKNAYRFKLRSPTYSNMSLFDEACEGMMIMDALAMMGSLDLVIPEIDR from the coding sequence ATGAGTGGACCAATTCATATCCGACCAGACGAAACCTTTACCCTGAACGTCGGGCCGCAGCATCCTGCCACCCATGGCGTTCTTCGAGTAAAGATGGAAATGGATGGTGAATATATTGTCAAGGCTGAAACTGTTCTTGGCTATATTCATCGTATGCATGAACTTATGGGTGAAAACAGAACCTATCCTCAGGTTCTGCCAAACCTCAGTCGACTTGATTACCTTGGTGCTCTTGGCTACACCCACGGTCATGTGCTCGCCGTTGAACGTGCAGCTGGCATTGAGGTTCCGGAGCGGGCTGAATATATCAGGGCAATCACTGTAGAGCTAAACAGAATTGCATCTCACCTCTTCTGGTTCGGTGCCTTTGTCATGGATCTTGGAGGTTTTACTCCACTGATGTACGCCATCGAAGATCGTGAATATATCCTTGATATGCTTGAAGCCGTTACCGGTTCCCGTCTCACGTACTGTTACTATCGCTTTGGTGGACTCTACAATGATGTGGATGACGATTTTATTGCAGCTGCGAAGGCGTTTATTCCACGCATGCGTAAATCACTGAAGAAATATGATGCGCTGGTAACCGGCAACATCATCTTCAGAAAACGCCTTGAAGATATCGGGCCGATATCTGCTGAAATGTGTCGTAAATACGGAGCCACAGGCCCTGTTGCACGCGGCGCAGGAATTGACTTTGACGTTCGCAAAAATGAACCCTACTCAGTGTATCCCGAATTTGACTTTGATGTTCCTGTTTATCATGAGTGTGATTCTCTTGCCCGTTACAAGGTACGCATGGATGAAATGGAACAGTCACTGCGTATCGTTGAGCAGGGTCTTGAAAAATTACCTGACGGACCAATCATGCCAAAGAAGGCACCAAAACTGATTAAACCTCCAGCTGGAGATTACTATCAGGCCGTGGAAACTGCACGTGGCAGTTTTGGTATCAGAATCGTAAGTGACGGCACCAAGAATGCCTATCGGTTCAAACTTCGCTCTCCAACATATTCTAACATGTCTCTCTTCGATGAAGCATGTGAGGGCATGATGATAATGGATGCGCTCGCCATGATGGGAAGCTTGGACTTAGTTATACCTGAGATTGACAGGTAA
- a CDS encoding NuoI/complex I 23 kDa subunit family protein, which produces MGAYFSEIFLGLKSLFIGLGITFKEFFKPVVTVAYPYQTIKMSERYRGHIELIEDEEGNPKCVVCGMCERGCPSGCISLASESVEYEVEVKGEMKTKKKKVLTKYDLNFTTCSLCGQCVESCNFGAIKFSKEYNLASSRKEDFHFDLLNRLKERNS; this is translated from the coding sequence ATGGGTGCCTATTTTAGCGAAATATTCCTTGGACTAAAGTCCCTTTTCATAGGGCTTGGTATAACGTTCAAGGAATTCTTCAAGCCTGTGGTTACTGTTGCCTACCCGTACCAAACCATCAAGATGAGCGAACGTTACCGCGGTCATATTGAACTGATTGAGGACGAGGAAGGAAATCCTAAATGCGTCGTCTGCGGAATGTGCGAGCGCGGATGTCCTTCTGGATGTATCAGTCTTGCTTCAGAGTCTGTTGAGTATGAGGTAGAGGTTAAAGGCGAAATGAAGACCAAAAAGAAGAAAGTACTCACAAAGTACGATCTCAACTTCACGACCTGCTCTCTCTGCGGACAGTGTGTCGAGTCTTGCAACTTTGGCGCAATTAAATTTTCTAAAGAATACAATCTTGCTTCAAGCCGGAAGGAAGATTTTCATTTCGACCTTCTTAATAGATTGAAGGAGAGAAACTCATGA
- a CDS encoding Na(+)/H(+) antiporter subunit D, translating to MTISFIHPALIMIVGACLLPLVRGPFRKPYMFLVPLLTFIDVIYLSQNAGTYGVFQFMNWELTFGRVDRLSMIFGFIMALMAIIGTIYGMHVEDEWQHIAAWFYVAGSLGAIYAADYITLFLFWEMMAFASTFLIWARKDEEALAAGYRYILVHTFGGVVLLLGFVLRYQATGDLSFDQLNVASPELYTWLIMAGLMLNAAVPPLHSWLPDAYSKATAIGAVFMCAFTTKTAVYTLIRSCSGFEVLIYLGIIMAIYGIIYAVMENDVRKLLGWEIVSQVGYMVAGVGIGTSLAINGACAHAFAHILYKGLLFMAAGAILTTTGRQKLTQLGGLYKKMPATMVFMLIGGLAVSGLPFMSGFISKSMIIAAAFESHILWAGFALTLVSAGTFLAAGLRLPYLVFFGENNCSEETWEKAQDPSWNMQLAMAIGGFLCIFLGCYTPFLYNMLPNTEVVFHPYNAYHLSETLQIMAFTGFGFFMLRKYVMPRNTISLDMDWFYRMGGRAFLWTVINPLQWFDNAIGKFYKAVGINCLMVTSAFWSWFDWNGIDGVVDGTARCVRAIGRRVTIVLQRGEIQQTIYYTVSFAAVLLVAYVWL from the coding sequence ATGACAATTAGTTTTATACACCCGGCACTCATCATGATAGTTGGTGCCTGTCTCCTGCCACTGGTGAGAGGACCATTTCGTAAACCATATATGTTTCTGGTTCCCCTGCTGACATTTATTGATGTTATTTACCTGAGTCAGAATGCAGGAACGTATGGTGTTTTCCAGTTTATGAACTGGGAACTCACCTTTGGCCGCGTTGATCGATTGTCCATGATCTTTGGATTTATCATGGCACTGATGGCCATTATAGGCACCATTTACGGCATGCACGTTGAAGACGAATGGCAGCATATTGCTGCCTGGTTCTATGTTGCAGGATCGCTTGGGGCCATTTATGCAGCTGATTACATAACTCTTTTCCTCTTCTGGGAAATGATGGCTTTTGCTTCAACCTTTTTAATCTGGGCTAGAAAAGATGAAGAGGCACTTGCAGCCGGATATCGTTATATTCTTGTCCATACCTTTGGTGGAGTTGTTCTCCTTCTTGGATTTGTTCTTAGATACCAGGCAACCGGAGATCTCAGTTTTGACCAGTTAAATGTCGCTTCACCAGAACTGTACACCTGGTTGATAATGGCTGGTCTCATGCTTAATGCTGCAGTTCCACCACTGCATTCATGGCTACCTGATGCCTACTCTAAGGCAACAGCAATCGGTGCAGTCTTTATGTGCGCCTTCACTACCAAGACTGCTGTTTACACTCTTATCCGCAGCTGTTCCGGGTTTGAGGTACTCATTTACCTTGGAATCATCATGGCCATCTACGGTATTATCTATGCTGTGATGGAAAATGATGTCCGCAAACTTCTCGGTTGGGAAATCGTATCACAGGTTGGATATATGGTTGCCGGTGTAGGGATTGGAACCAGCCTTGCCATCAATGGAGCCTGCGCTCACGCTTTTGCTCATATCCTCTACAAAGGATTGCTCTTTATGGCAGCGGGTGCCATTTTAACCACAACAGGAAGACAAAAGCTTACCCAGTTAGGTGGCCTATACAAGAAAATGCCCGCCACAATGGTCTTCATGCTCATCGGTGGACTGGCTGTTTCTGGACTGCCGTTTATGTCAGGCTTTATTTCCAAGTCCATGATCATCGCTGCTGCGTTTGAATCTCACATTCTTTGGGCTGGATTTGCTTTGACCCTTGTTTCAGCCGGGACATTCCTTGCAGCAGGTCTAAGACTTCCTTACCTGGTATTCTTTGGTGAGAATAACTGTTCTGAAGAGACCTGGGAGAAGGCACAGGATCCAAGCTGGAATATGCAGCTTGCCATGGCCATTGGTGGATTCCTCTGTATCTTTCTTGGCTGCTACACACCCTTTTTGTACAATATGCTGCCAAATACCGAAGTTGTTTTTCATCCCTACAACGCATACCATCTCAGCGAAACCCTGCAGATCATGGCATTCACCGGTTTTGGATTCTTCATGCTTCGTAAGTATGTAATGCCAAGGAATACAATTAGCCTTGATATGGACTGGTTCTATCGTATGGGTGGTCGTGCATTCCTCTGGACTGTTATTAATCCTCTTCAGTGGTTTGATAATGCTATCGGTAAATTTTACAAAGCCGTTGGAATCAATTGCCTTATGGTAACATCTGCATTCTGGTCCTGGTTTGACTGGAATGGCATTGATGGTGTTGTTGATGGAACTGCTCGTTGTGTTCGAGCCATTGGCCGCAGAGTGACCATTGTTCTGCAACGTGGCGAAATCCAGCAGACAATTTATTACACAGTATCCTTTGCAGCCGTTCTTCTGGTAGCCTACGTTTGGCTATAA
- a CDS encoding NADH-quinone oxidoreductase subunit A, with translation MELQFSDFLYRDNILWITAFALGGMAFALGPIVIVYLLMPRGTRQFNRKNSQAIECGMEPIGDSWIRYSSVFFLYALIFLAFDVDVLFLFPVALAYNSKELLDMGIVYRDFVEVIIFVGILSLAIVYAWIKGVFKWERRTYLRR, from the coding sequence ATGGAGCTTCAATTTTCTGATTTTCTCTACCGTGACAATATCTTATGGATCACGGCCTTCGCTCTGGGAGGCATGGCGTTCGCATTAGGCCCCATTGTCATTGTGTATCTCTTGATGCCTCGTGGTACTCGGCAATTCAATCGTAAGAACAGCCAGGCCATTGAGTGTGGAATGGAGCCAATTGGTGATTCATGGATTCGATACAGTTCCGTGTTTTTCCTTTACGCATTAATTTTTCTCGCATTTGATGTGGATGTTCTGTTTCTCTTTCCTGTAGCCCTGGCTTACAACAGTAAGGAACTGCTGGATATGGGAATTGTCTACCGGGATTTCGTTGAAGTTATTATTTTTGTTGGAATCTTATCACTCGCAATCGTATACGCATGGATTAAGGGAGTCTTCAAGTGGGAACGCAGAACGTACCTTCGCCGTTAG
- a CDS encoding NADH-quinone oxidoreductase subunit J family protein, whose translation MNPTDTSGVLGFFMAEGLAGYADAASGIVFLVMLAAIVIGGIIACNSERLVRAVAGLALCFIGVAGIYYFLNSPFVSMMQILIYVGAVCITIAFAIMLASPEENKKQGPAGPLSGPLGLITAGLVTFGMIGLAVNTSFTVLPKENMGSIQRIGSELLTSYSMVFELVSIVLLIAIIGSLVIARHGRSK comes from the coding sequence ATGAACCCAACTGATACCTCAGGTGTTCTCGGTTTTTTCATGGCCGAAGGACTAGCAGGATATGCCGATGCGGCCTCCGGAATTGTCTTTCTGGTAATGCTTGCTGCCATCGTCATCGGCGGAATCATAGCCTGCAATTCAGAGAGGCTAGTCCGTGCCGTGGCTGGACTAGCACTCTGCTTTATCGGAGTTGCCGGTATTTACTACTTTCTCAATTCACCATTTGTATCCATGATGCAGATCCTTATCTATGTAGGAGCTGTTTGCATAACCATTGCCTTTGCCATCATGCTTGCATCGCCTGAAGAAAACAAGAAACAGGGGCCTGCAGGTCCCTTAAGTGGCCCCCTTGGTCTGATTACAGCCGGTTTGGTCACATTTGGAATGATTGGCCTCGCAGTGAACACATCGTTTACAGTTCTTCCTAAGGAGAACATGGGAAGTATACAGCGAATAGGTTCTGAACTTCTCACCAGCTATTCCATGGTCTTTGAACTGGTTTCCATAGTCCTGCTCATTGCAATCATCGGTTCGCTTGTCATTGCACGTCACGGAAGGAGCAAATAA
- a CDS encoding complex I subunit 4 family protein, translating to MDQLLINPDYPHILSTLIFLPLAGAILLLFVRNEFFARYWALGITTLTALLSIPLIKAFDMTTSKYQFVEQVSWIKSLNIQYVIGIDGISILLVMLTTLIMPLCVLASWSYIKTRVQAFMVCLLIMECAMLGVFMALDFVLFYILWEAMLIPMYMLIAIWGGPRKIYASVKFFLYTLAGSVMLLVAIIWLYINNGYSFFIPDMMWQNYSSTAQIFLFLAFFLAFAIKVPMFPFHTWLPAAHVEAPTAGSVILASVLLKMGTYGFLRFAIPITPEATMTLAPAILWLSIAGIIYGGFTALAQSDMKKLIAYSSVGHMGFVTLGIFVLNTSGVEGAILQMINHGITTGALFLCIGMIYERTHSRELRDATGVGKHMPIYVTFLTFFSLSSFGFPATNSFVGEFLILAGTFEQSIWLALAAIPGAVLAAAYMLRMLQKIVWGGTDNPDQSWIKDLNIREIVTLAPFLFFVFWIGLGAQPFIDLIHVSVDNLLNNYHGFHSQIAVVTDLIVQ from the coding sequence ATGGATCAACTACTAATCAATCCAGATTATCCACACATACTGAGTACGCTTATCTTCCTGCCTCTTGCAGGAGCTATATTGCTGCTCTTTGTTCGGAATGAATTTTTTGCACGGTACTGGGCGCTCGGAATTACCACGCTCACAGCCCTCCTTTCCATTCCCTTGATCAAAGCCTTTGACATGACCACCAGCAAATATCAATTTGTTGAACAGGTAAGCTGGATTAAATCTCTAAACATACAATATGTTATTGGAATTGATGGAATATCAATCCTCCTTGTCATGTTGACCACTCTTATCATGCCGCTCTGTGTGCTCGCCTCATGGAGCTATATAAAAACCAGAGTGCAGGCCTTTATGGTATGTCTCCTTATCATGGAATGTGCCATGCTTGGAGTCTTCATGGCCCTTGACTTTGTTCTCTTTTATATACTCTGGGAGGCTATGCTTATCCCCATGTATATGCTCATTGCAATCTGGGGTGGCCCACGAAAGATCTATGCATCGGTTAAGTTCTTTCTCTATACCCTTGCCGGTTCTGTCATGCTGCTTGTTGCAATTATCTGGCTATACATCAATAACGGATATAGCTTTTTCATCCCGGATATGATGTGGCAGAATTATTCAAGTACTGCTCAGATCTTCTTATTCCTGGCATTTTTCCTGGCATTTGCGATCAAGGTACCCATGTTTCCCTTTCACACATGGTTACCCGCTGCACATGTTGAAGCACCAACAGCAGGTTCCGTAATACTTGCTTCAGTTCTCCTCAAAATGGGAACATATGGTTTTCTTCGCTTTGCAATCCCAATCACTCCTGAAGCTACGATGACACTTGCTCCAGCGATCCTGTGGCTCTCGATAGCAGGTATTATTTATGGTGGTTTTACCGCCCTCGCTCAAAGTGATATGAAAAAACTGATAGCTTACTCATCGGTTGGTCATATGGGATTTGTAACACTTGGTATTTTCGTTCTAAACACCTCAGGTGTTGAAGGTGCCATTCTTCAAATGATTAACCATGGTATCACAACAGGCGCACTCTTTCTCTGTATTGGAATGATCTATGAACGTACCCATTCAAGAGAACTTCGTGATGCAACTGGTGTTGGTAAGCACATGCCGATTTATGTAACATTCCTTACTTTCTTCTCTCTGTCTTCATTTGGATTTCCTGCAACAAACAGTTTTGTCGGTGAATTTCTGATTCTTGCCGGAACATTCGAGCAATCCATCTGGCTGGCTCTCGCTGCTATCCCCGGTGCTGTACTTGCTGCTGCTTATATGCTTCGTATGCTGCAGAAGATTGTATGGGGTGGAACCGACAATCCCGATCAGTCATGGATTAAAGATCTTAATATTCGCGAGATCGTGACCCTTGCCCCCTTCCTCTTCTTTGTTTTCTGGATTGGACTCGGTGCTCAACCATTTATCGATCTTATTCATGTAAGTGTTGACAATTTACTGAACAACTATCACGGCTTTCATAGCCAGATAGCTGTGGTAACAGACTTAATTGTACAGTAA